One genomic region from bacterium encodes:
- the cbbX gene encoding CbbX protein → MNADPRQALATPAEATEAPESGPVDLAAEFRDAGIGEVLDALDRDLVGLEPVKRRVREIAALLLVDRVRQRRGLSATPPSLHMSFSGNPGTGKTTVAMRMAEILQRLGFCRRGHVVAVTRDDLVGQYIGHTAPKTKDVLKRAMGGVLFIDEAYYLYRPENERDYGQEAIEILLQVMENQRDDLVVILAGYADRMERFFESNPGMKSRIAHHVDFPDYSNVELSEIGDRMLAQWNYRFDAGGRSAFAEYVSLRRAKPGFANARSIRNALDRMRLRQALRLFECGEVVDESALTLITEADVRASRHFQEPVEPEPQGVAADIYDPERVSERGDY, encoded by the coding sequence ATGAATGCCGACCCGAGGCAGGCCCTCGCCACGCCTGCCGAAGCCACCGAAGCGCCCGAGAGCGGCCCGGTCGACCTGGCCGCCGAGTTCCGCGACGCGGGCATCGGCGAGGTGCTGGATGCCCTCGACCGGGACCTCGTCGGACTCGAGCCGGTCAAGCGCCGGGTGCGCGAGATCGCCGCCCTGCTGCTGGTGGACCGGGTGCGGCAGCGCCGCGGCCTCTCGGCCACTCCGCCCTCGCTGCACATGAGCTTTTCCGGCAACCCCGGTACGGGCAAGACCACCGTCGCGATGCGCATGGCAGAGATCCTGCAGCGCCTGGGCTTCTGCCGTCGCGGCCATGTCGTTGCCGTGACCCGGGACGACCTGGTGGGCCAGTACATCGGCCACACCGCCCCCAAGACCAAGGACGTGCTGAAGCGGGCCATGGGCGGCGTGCTGTTCATTGACGAGGCCTACTACCTCTACCGGCCGGAGAACGAGCGGGACTATGGCCAGGAGGCCATCGAGATCCTGCTCCAGGTGATGGAGAACCAGCGCGACGACCTGGTCGTGATCCTGGCCGGCTACGCCGACCGGATGGAGCGCTTCTTCGAGTCCAACCCGGGCATGAAGTCGCGCATCGCCCACCACGTGGATTTCCCCGACTACAGCAACGTCGAGCTCTCGGAGATCGGCGACCGCATGCTGGCCCAGTGGAACTACCGCTTCGACGCGGGCGGCCGCAGCGCCTTCGCCGAGTACGTGTCGCTTCGCCGCGCCAAGCCCGGCTTCGCCAACGCCCGCTCGATCCGCAACGCGCTGGACCGGATGCGGCTGCGCCAGGCGCTGCGCCTGTTCGAGTGCGGCGAGGTGGTCGACGAGTCGGCCCTGACCCTGATCACCGAGGCCGACGTCCGCGCCAGCCGCCATTTCCAGGAACCCGTCGAGCCGGAGCCCCAGGGGGTAGCGGCCGACATCTACGACCCGGAGCGGGTCAGCGAGCGGGGCGACTACTGA